A genomic window from Triticum urartu cultivar G1812 unplaced genomic scaffold, Tu2.1 TuUngrouped_contig_6061, whole genome shotgun sequence includes:
- the LOC125530089 gene encoding uncharacterized protein At4g14100-like, with product ADFITYYEDAQTRRPVKWIFYTGRTAHVMSFEPGAVLEDVAEWQAPDYCFTAENDLASEPADRRDDDGFIPRIRMPLEG from the exons GCCGACTTCATCACCTACTACGAGGACGCGCAGACCAGGCGCCCCGTCAAATGGATCTTCTACACAG GGCGGACGGCTCACGTGATGAGCTTCGAGCCGGGGGCTGTGCTGGAGGATGTTGCGGAATGGCAGGCGCCTGACTACTGCTTCACCGCTGAGAACGACCTCGCCTCCGAACCTGCTGATCGGCGCGACGACGACGGCTTCATCCCCAGAATCAGAATGCCGTTGGAAGGCTAG